In one Zobellia galactanivorans genomic region, the following are encoded:
- a CDS encoding immunity 17 family protein: MDEIFSQIKIFFEQNPEYSYLLFTVVFLIYGIGSFMNKDWATNPANSTQKLNYETFGHNAFRFGRGLLFILGAIAGIFGFLWAIE; this comes from the coding sequence ATGGACGAAATATTTAGTCAGATAAAAATCTTTTTTGAGCAAAACCCGGAATACTCGTATTTACTGTTCACCGTTGTTTTTCTCATTTACGGAATCGGGAGTTTCATGAACAAAGATTGGGCGACCAATCCCGCTAACAGTACCCAAAAATTAAACTATGAAACTTTTGGACATAATGCTTTTAGATTTGGTAGAGGCTTGCTTTTTATACTAGGGGCTATCGCCGGCATATTCGGATTCTTATGGGCCATAGAGTAA